The Pristis pectinata isolate sPriPec2 chromosome 10, sPriPec2.1.pri, whole genome shotgun sequence sequence aggaacagcacctcattttccgtcttggaaccttgcagctaacggcatgaacattgaattttcccacttcaggtaatccccacctcccttccccacaaaccacgcCCCCCATCCCTCCActacgcttcttctcttcttccctttcctagacttttttcctctctctccttacctttgacctatcccctgatggatctgctctcccctcctaccccgcacctgcctatcaccatctcttacccgcatctacctatcaccacctcgtgcccgTCCCGCCTCCCCTTTTTCGTCCACCTATCattactctgcttttctctcctatatattgggcttccccttttcctttcttcagtcctgaagggtcctgacccgaaacgttgaccgcctgcttttctccttggatgctgcctggcctgctgagttcctccagcatcatcgtgtttttcatctagattccagcatctgcagtcctttatttctcccatAAATAAAATCCTCCCACTGCTTGTCCAGCTTAACAACCGTATCTGTTATATTTCTGATTTGCAGCAGGATTAACTGAAGCTGAGCAGCAAAAAGCCCTATTCCCAGATACATGACTATTTATCTACTCAATGACTATTCAGTCCCACTAATCATTCAGATTGACATTTGGTTACCAACGTAGAAAAGAAAATAGGCAACTGAGATTATTCTATTAATAATCATTAATGAAGTTCAGGGATATATTTAAGTTTTAGAATGGAGCCAACATTCAACATGTCCATGAACGTACAGCAGTAATCAAGATAAAAAGCTgaacaatgtatttaaaacaGCAGAACACAAGCACACAGGACATCATTCAAACCCTAAATTGTTCTGGTCAGTTCTATTCACACAAAAATAACTAGGGAGACATATCAGGTCCTGGAAGTGATAGAGAAGTTGGATGCTTAGTGTCAGATAAACGAGTCTTGACAAAAGTTTGGAGAAATGCAATTCGTACAGCATTTTCAGGGGATCAGCAGAAATCCAAAAGCAGTTGTGCCAATTGCATATTTGGCAATTTTGCAAACATTGCATTTTGCTGTTTCCTTCATTATTAGcatgcattgaatgtcaagaaatTGTGGTagttgcaaaataaaatcaaactaaACCAGAATATTCATTATTAATAATTAAAAGAGCACATACACTAATTAACACTAATCAATTTCTCTGACATTGAAAATTTATGATTACAAATGTCAACCCTCATTTCAAGTGTTGAATtgtctctttacaatatttttattaaatccatgaaaaaaatacagagtacatgcatcaagaaagagtaaaaatactactgaatacattgtgttaaatcgtatttaggattacaatactctaaatcaataacaacagagtagttagttaataaaggaagaaaaaaattgaaatattttattgcaaaaaaaatctacccccactaccaaaacccaaagctgttagatagaagaaacagcaaggaaaaaccttaaaaaaaatgtaacagtgtcagccaatatctgcgttttagtccccaaatcagagattttgaaaataattcagaaagggtctccacagggtttgaaagtctaggttagattcaaaaactgaacagcgaatcttctctagattcaaatatgacataacgtcccgtaaccattgaacatgtgtaggcggagtagcttcctaccatttaagcaatactgctctcctggctataagagaaataaaagccagaatatgtaaatcagaagccttcaaagttatatctttttcttcaacaatcccaaatagtgcagtcaaaaaattaagtttaaaatttgttttaaaaagtacagaaaaagtatgaaagacctctgtccaatatttttttaagactctgacacatccaaaacacgtgaattaaggaagccactccgttactgcatttatcacagtaaggagatacatcagaataaaaacggaATAGTTTATCtctagacaagtgagctctatggaccactttaaattgaaggagagaatgacgagcacataatgatgtagtattaaccaacttgaaaatttcattccaagtttcctcggaaattgacatctgcaaatcttgttccaagtgtttttaattttatctagtggcaccttactcattcctaataatctgtcataaatattagatattgagcaatcctgaaagggttccaaattaaaaattacatttaataaattcttatcaggacacaaaggaaaataatgtaattgagattgaagaaaatctctaaatttgtaaatatctaaaaaaaatgagtttttggtaaattatacttggtagacaattgttcaaacgaagaaaggcttcctccaacaaacagatcttgaaaacaagtaatacctaatttgtccaactctttaaaaactacatcagtcatagaaggttttaaaaaaaaagtaattagagaaagtgggactggacaaagaaaaactcaataaaacaaaatattttctaaattgtacccaaatcctcaaggcatgtttaactactaaattatctgttagtttatttaatgatattggaagtgaagaaccaagcaaagagaaaatagaaaattttttaacagttaatttccaaagagacccatactggacaagcctcttgattaatgtaatgtaaccaaaacgtaagatttcgtatattgactgcccagtaataaaatctaaaattaggtaaggctaaacctccattctttttaaccttctgaaggtgaactttatttaatctaggatgtttattattccatatgtaagaagatatgaTTGACTTAAGAGAATCAAAgaaggatttaggaataaaaacaggtaaagcctgaaatagatatataaatttaggtaaaatattcattttaataatattaattcggccaatcaatgatatagaaaggggagaccaacttgataaaacccttttcacgaAGTGTAgcaaggtgaaaaaattttctttaaataaatgcttataagttttagtaattgacacccccagataggtaaaatgatttcttacaattttaaaggaaatgttaatatcaaaaggtaccaagttattcaaaggaaaaagttcactcttgtataagttcaatttgtagcctgaaaaatgactaaagcgagaaagtaaagaaagcataggaggtaatgaGGCTTCAAcgttagatataaaaagtaataaatcatcagcatatagagaaactttatggttaatatctcttctggagataccaaaggtatctctagattctcggaaagaaatagctaaaggttctaaggccaaatcaaagatctcaaaggacatccctgtctagTTCCACGTTGAAATTTAAAGGGTTTAAGagttttgaaagttagtaagaactcgagcagaaggggataaataatgtaatttaatccattggataaaatcaggcccaaaattaaatttctctagggttttaaataagtaattccattcaatccgatcaaaggccttctcagcatctaaagttatcacacattccgatatttccttagagggagaataaataatattcaataaatgacgaatattaaaatgagaatatcgatttttaataaaaccagtctgatcatcagatataattgaaggtaagatattttccaatctacgagctagaactttagataaaattttaacattcaCATTAAGTAGcaaaattggtctgtatgaagcacattctgttgggttcttatttttcttgagaataagtgaaatagaagcttcataaaaagattgtggtagtctacccaatttaaaagaatccgaaaagacagcacataaatgaggtataatcaaagaggaaaaggccttatagaattctctgGGAAATCCATCCAGAcccagagtctttccagaatgtaaagatcgcacagcctcggcgatttcctcgtaTGTAATTGATTAATCcaactgtttttgattttcagtggaaagtgtaggaacatttaattggtcaaagaaattatccattacagtattatctttgggaaaattagaactgtaaagttcagaataaaattctctagaagtatcatttatttctaaaagatcagttgtcctctcggtattggcttttgaaatttctttaatttgccgtctagctctggaaatttttaattggttagccagtaatttacctgctttatctccatgaatataaaattgactttcatcttttaaaagttgactttcaattggataagttaaaagaagatcatatttagttttaatttcaacttgccttttatataaaactggatctggatccaaagcatattttttggagaaacaaattactctcttttttaaaaagagaattcatcggaagagatttctagtcttatcgtttgcgatactttcaaagcctttattagaggtcaaattatttcttatatggaaagcattaggaaaaaagctgACAGAGAAACAGCTGATCTCATTGATCAATTGAAACTATTAGGTGTTGATTTGTTAAGCAATATTAAAAATGACAAATTTTAAATGTTACTTACTTTTACTTTCTGTTTCTTTGTTAACTCGGGGCTAATACAActttcctttccctctctttaGTTATTTTCCTTCTGTGCCAGATTTGACGTTGGATTCATCTCCTAAAATAAGTCCTCCTCTTTACTACTTCATTTGATTATTTCTTAGTTCTTAAATCTCACTGAGTGTTGTTGTTGCATTTAGGCTTAGAGGGAGGGTGGCATTACTAGAAGTTCTAAATCAAATCATAGGGAAGTGAGTGGTGCAATGCTCAGAAATTGTTCTTTAGTAACTACAAAGAGGGAATTAAATGATCTATCCAACTTCCATTGACGCAGAAGCTTCAACAAAGTAAAAACAGTACCTTCAACAAGTAAGCCAGCATAAGCACTAGCTCCAAGTTTGTAATTCTTGGACCAGATTTCCCAATGATCTTTCCAACTTCTAATCACCAAGCAAGAATGTTTCAAAGGACCATTAACAAACCAAAAATTAATGCTGTGTAACTGGAAGGTATTATCACGTGACAAAAAGGATGGTCAAAGGAATAAATTTTGAGGGGCATCTTGAAGAAGAGAGTTAAACAGGTGGGAGGATTTAGAGGCAGAATTCCTGATAGTACCTTGGCAGTTGAAGGCAAGGCTGCCAAGGGCAGAGTGATTAAATTTACAGAAGTGCAAGGACcgagaattggaggaatgcagatatATTAGGAATTTTTTATGATATTACAGAGCCAGAGAGGTGGTTCAGAGGTGGAGTGCCTAGTCCAAGaaggtttttaaaaacaaaaatgagaatttttaaaattgcagcaTCACTTAACTGACAGCCTGTGTAGGTCAGCAAGTAGAGGTAGTGGGGAATATGGTATTTTGTAtgatttttatataattttacaGCTTGTGTTCAATGTATACCTGATCGTGTTCCCACGGTCAGACATAAGAATACATCAGCAACAACTCCTGTGAGGGTTATCCTTGATTTCTGATCTAAATTTGAAGACTGTCACAAGATCTGTGAATTGGAGGAAGGATTTCCATGGTCCCTTGCAAAATGAAATACAACAAATAAATTAGCTTTTTAGTAGGTTTTTGCTATAATTGCCTACAGGTGCAAAAAGTTTTTGTTAGCATAAACAATGTAGCAGAGTATATGACAGACTTTGTCCACCCATCTTTATTATTGGCATGCTGCTTATGTACAATTTGAGTCATGATTCTTTTAAAGACAGGGTAGGGCTGAACAGGAATACTCTCACAGCCTGATTATAATTTGAAGACTCTTTTGTCTGTGCATATCATGGACATTGTTGCAATCATTTCTAAAACAAATACTTGTCCATTACCCTAATGCCTTGAGTGAATGAACAAAATATTCCTAGTTATTTGAAACCAACATGCAGTGTCAAATAACCCAAACTATTGTAATCATATGCTTATTCTCATAGAATTCTTTTTATACTTTGGTTAAAATCATTTAGAAAATCCTGAAAATAGTTCCAAAATACTCCCATATACAATTTCTGCAGAGTTGCTCCAGGGAACTTGCTGAGCCAGAAGAAGTAACATATCCAGTTAAATATGGCCACTTACACAAGGAAGAAGGGTATACGACAAACTTTGTCTACCCATGCATCTTTATTATTGGCATGCTTATCTACTACAATTTAGATTATGTTAGATAAGCAGTGGTTAACAATAGGAAATCACGAGCTTCCTGTTTGGGGTAACCATCTTTGATTGCTCAAGACAACTAATCTACATTTTTAGAGTAACTTTGTTTTCATCCAATACTAAGGAACAGAATCCATGATAGCACCAAACACTTAACAGGCCAGAAAGAGTAAAACTTACATTTCTCTGATCCAGTGTGGTGCCTTAACAGGAAAACCAGTACAAGCTCCAGCTCCAAATTTCCACTTCTTGGGCCAAATTTCTTAATGGTCTAACTTCTAATCACATGGAAAGTTTACGGACTTGTATACCATGTGTCCATGATTACTAGGAATATACCCACTAATTGGGAAATCCTTGGCCAGCATGCCTTGATTTCTATCCATTTTAGTAAaggtcaaattatttttttctccactATAGCTTTCTGAATATCACTTCTCCCATGGAGCTGGAATTAGCTCTTAAAACCTTAACGGTATTTATCTTCTCTTTATACTGACAatataaaatttatttattttaaatcattaattTCCTGGAGATGGGCTTCACTGGGAAGGCtatcatttactgcccatccttaattcCCCATGAGAAGTTGATGGTGAGCTACTTCCTTGAATGCCAGTGGGAAATTAATATGAACGAGGAAAGGattggaaaatataaattaaggaTAATGAAATTAACATAATATCCTGCCCTGTcgtatgaaagaaaataaaaataaaagtaaatggtGAATTAGTTTCTGAGGCAAATTTCCTGATATCAAGGTGTAATTTAATTTCCCAGGTGgtaattttgaattatttccaaAACCAAATTCTGACTACTCTCAATTACACACCTGGTTTTAAGCGAGGAATGAAATTGCACCAATGGGCTAGAAGCTAATTTACTATGCTTCTGTTATCATACCACTTATTTATCTTCATCAATATGGTAATATTATAAATGACATACTTTGGAAGTTGCATTAAGCAATTTTAAGCTCATAAGATCATACTCTTATATCAAATTTAGCCAAAGAGGAACAATTTAGAAAATGACTCACCTAATGGCTTTGTGTAAAAATCCACGTTGAAAATTGGTagtctccagttttaaacagTTTGCATATTTGATTCTGTAATGTCTTGATCGCTAAGTGTGTTATTTTGTATTTGCCAATTTCTTGATGaggtattaaaataaatgaacaaactAAAAAGGTAGCATACTGAAGTAGATGGGGATTCTACAGAACAAAGAAAAGTGTGAAAAGAAAAACCAATTTAAATATGGTAGCGTAGGACAATGATGAAAATAATACAAGGATGAGAATAAGTAAAATAATAGGTTGAAACATCTGGACAGGCAAATACAAAAAGCAAGAATTACTATTAAATACCAGAACATTCATATCACAGCAATTTGAGTTTTGAAAGTAAATAATGATAAAATATCACAATATAATTTTCAACAACATAATATTGCAAATATATTAAGTAATTTGAGCATACAAAATTTATAACTGCTTTCAAACTTTATACATAGATATGAGTAATATATCTTACTGAACTTATCCGACATTTCTTTGAAATTAAgaataaattttaaatgaaagTTGGAAACAATAAATATATTAATGCATTTGGGTCATATAAATAAGATATTGCTCAAAAGATGTGCACATACGAATTTGTCCTCAATTGGTAGTACTAAATGCGCACAATTGTGGCAGCTGCATGTTAATGCTGTGCCTCTCCTCCAACGAGCTTCCCAGtaaataggaaactgttcaatccaCATTGTTTCCGATCCAGAAACAGTCATTCCAACTTCAGGCCCTGAGCTGCCATATGCAGATATTTGCACATGCACACATTCTGAGGGTGAACTACAAGtcattgttgacttgttcactgaagtatACAAAGAATGGGCCTTGCACTAACAGTCACAAAACCAACTtggcactccccccccccccccccccccgcccaattGTACAGCATCACCCTCTGACATAAAAGCTTGAAAcaaaccctggaaaacatggaccttTTCTCGGGagtcacctctcagtgaagggcTGACATCAAagaagaaattcaccattgcttttATTGCCTCAGCAGAGCCTTGGCTGTCTAAAGGAAAGGACTGTTTGCAGATTAAGACCTCAAAACCTGCCACAATGTCATggcctactgggcagcagtgatggCCTACTGGGCACCattcacatacactcacacaatTCACACTTACCTACAGCGGGCACCTCAAAGGACTGAAAATATACAAACAATgctttctctgcaaaatccaccaAATCCACTGAGAGGATAAGCCAATCAACAACTGTGTCTTTTCTAGGCCAAAATTCCCAGCACTGAGCCTCTAATTACACAGAaaactaaaatgctggaaatctgaaacaaaaacagaaaatgttggaaacactaagcaggtcaggcagcaactttacTGACCAGGTCATTCATATACTTGATATCAGATCCCCAAAATAGACACCCTACTCTGAACTCTCATGACAACAAATAAGCAAGTGAAAAGTGGCAATGATTCAATATGTCCTCAGAGCCTCCTTAAAAAAGTGCAGCATTCCCATTGACTCAAGGGAATCCTTGGCCCATCATCGTGCAAAATGAAGGaagaacattcaggatggcactgacaACTGAGCTCAGTCATCGAGAGCACAACATAAAAGAGCTCAACACCTCAGgaaactacccacccatctgccCCATGGATCAAGTTCTGCACCACCTACAGCAGAGTCTTATAGGTCCTATTTGGCTTCATCAACCACTatgaacccacagaactggagtgaagcAGTTATCCTTAATCCAAAGAGAGGTCTAAGAAGGAAGAAGACTGTAGCAGCTGCATTTTGTACTGCACTTTCAaaattctttttctgttttgCAGAGCTCCACTGAAATCAGTGGAAATGTGTTTTGGAAGAAGAGTAAAATGCACAGCCTCTATTATATTATGCATTAGTATTACCAACCAAAGACAAGCTTAGAGCAAAATATTGCTTAAGTGCATCCACTGTAGCTCATAGCAGATTTCACAAGGGAATAATGAACAAAACTAGCCTCTTTGGTTAAATATGCTATAGTTGAAGTGCCATAAATAACAAATTTCAAGAAATCTTATATGAATCTATATCATTCAAGAAGATATCAACATTTAACTAAATTGAAAATGTTGATACCTTTGTTACATGATTCATGTTAACCTTTCCTTACCTGACTAACAGACAAAGGttcctctgtattttttttcatctgttgtttttggtaCCTCTAGTCTGTCTATGAAAAGTCTGCAGCTCCTTCCTAAACGCTTTCATCTGAGCATTGATTCTGTAGAGAAGTTCGTGTTCTCTGATCCTGCTGCTTTCATCTTCTTCCTCAATTCTGCCAAACAGATCACCATTTGCCAACGTAAATTCTTGCTTCGGTATTATTGTGCTTGTGTCTGTGATCAATCGTCTATAGTTCTGCTCAGGTCGCTCTGCCTCCAGCCCGTATGTCTGACATCTGTTGTCGGTCCTTGAGATTTTTTTGAAGGCAATCTGCCATCTGTAGAAAATAAGAACCTTGGGTGGAGTCTGTAAACACCTGATGTTGCGAACTTCTTCCGAGTCACTTTCTCCACCAATGGGTCCTTCTCTTTTACGGTGAGGAGGCCGAGTATCATCATCACTTTCTTTTTTCCCTGCATCACTTTCTGCATCACTGTCTCTGGGGCTTCCACGGATACCCAAATGGGACGCCAGGTCATAGCGTTGCATATTGGACATCAGTACACGATTTTCGTATTGTAGCTGCATGACTTTGCCACTGAGTTCATTGATTTGCATCCTAGCTGCCTTTAGTTCTTCTTGTAGCACTTCTGTAACTTTGGAATTCTCATTATTCCTGGAAGCATCTTGTGCAGTTCCTGTTTTTATACTTGTATTTATTAACTTCAGCTGAAAGTCGTTTATTTTGGTCTTCTAAGTCAGCCAGATTTCGTCTCAGTAACTCAGCTTCATCTCAACCAGTTTGCAAGTTCTGCCTTAGTTCAGGACACAGCTTCACTTTGATCCGAAAGCAGAAGCACCAACACCCATGTAATCTTCGCCACCTACTCCTCCTTTTCATAGTGGGACCTTACATCATCCAACTCAGGCCCTTTAACCCTCTATTTTCAACCTCAAGTTCAACAATTTTTCTCCCCAGGATATTAGCTTCTTCTTCTACCAATCGTAGACGTAGTTTGAGTTTCAGCTTCTCTGGTTGTAGGAGGCCCTCCTGCTTCACCTTTTGGCAAAGGGCTATCCAGATCCCCATAAAAATGACCTGTACTTTTTGCAATTCCGCTCCAGCCTGTCTTTCTCTTTATCAATTTTGCCATTTTCTTACGCATTAAAATTGCTGCTTCTTGATGAACTGTAGTTGGCATTTATTATCATCATTGTCCTCCTTGGGGGATAATTAACAAGAAAATAATTCCCACAATTATTATTTGAAGGACAGATACCCTTGAATCATTACTAACAGGTAAAGATGACTTTATGCGGTCAGCTATATAACACTGCTTCACTTTTATATTTATAATTCAGAAGATTTTATAAGCTAATTTGAATGAATAGTTCCAGCCATCAACACTGAGAAGTTAAATGCCACTATTAGATTGCAAAGATGGACTAATTAGCATTAACTTACTGATGTCATGCCATATTTTCTTAAGAATATTAATTTGTCATAGACCTTGTCTTTTTGGAGAATGCTGCACGAGAAAAGCTCACCTATTGAGTTGAAGGTGGGCTAAATTCAGATTTCTACGGCCCACTATGCTAATTTGATGATCTCCCTGCTTGTGTAACAATTGTGTTGAAAGTTCATTCCGGAGGAATTGATCCTCTGTCAGCAGGCTAAATATGTGACACAGGAGCTCCACCATGTTGTACTCCACCTCCAAGATTCGTTGCATTGACTGCATGGAATTGAAATTTGAGAAGTGGCATACAACAGAGAGCCAGCACTTTATTTCAGCATTACAAATGGAGCAAAATTTCTAGACTCAAAATTTGAAGAGCTGCAATTTACATTTTTAGAcagacaggggaaaaaaaaaaacaaaaaaagaggaaacagacaaaaaaatcaaaatagaaGCACCCAAAGAAAATGGCTCTCAATTATCAACAGGTCAATTAACATATGTTAATCCTTTCCATCCAAGCCAAAAGGCCTCATTGAAGAATGGTAGAAAGTGTATTAGAGTCAATGCAAGGCTATGTGGACAAGAACTCCCAAAGGACAGACGTATAAGTACTTAGCAAGTTCCAAAGACCATAGCACAACCTGCCCATATCTGGCTGAggtaaggaaaaggggaaacaggCAATCTGCTCATAGTTggtcattaaatattttaatgcgACTTGAAACTTCAAACATAATCTTTTCTTTAGTTATTTATTCCAGAATGATTAGCTTTACTggatatcagaaataaaaaccCCCAAGTAAGATGAAGATGACTTCAGGGAAGTGGCGATGCATTCTTGTGAGCCTGTTAGATAAGATGTGCTTTCTGCTTGGCCCCTGAAAATAACCTGTTTTCTTACCGTCAGATACTCATGATGTAAAAGGATTCCCTGGTCATGACTGATATCAGACACACAAGTCGGCGCAAGTTGCAACCAACCTAGAGTCATACACCACCTCCATAGCAACACTTGCCCCTTAGACTGGGCTCTGCAGGAACTCTTGACAGTGGAGCATAGTGACAGTTTCTGTTTCAGGTTTTGAAAGATACTTAAACTAAACAGCTCCATAAAAAAAACCAATTATTAATATTGCCAAGCTACACCTTATTCATATAAATTAATCTCTCTACACAACGATTTGTAAAAATTATCTGGTTTAACATAGAAAATATTCTCTATTATAATTGTTCATGTAAATATATTACTGTTGATTGCAAAGttacttaatatttaaaataatcacaTTACCTCTTGAGTTTGTTGGGACTTCTTTTCAGATTTTTGCAGATCTTTACTTCCGCGTCGCTTTAATGAAGACTGCAAGGGAAATGAGATCAGATATCCTGATggtaatttattaatttaaccACTTATGCATGCAAACGTGTTCATTATTGCTTGACATAATCAGACATCTACGTAAAATCCATTGCAGCTTCTCTGCCATCAGTATTATAAACATTCATTCAAATCCATTAAATTGTTTTCAACCTAACTTGAAAATTAAATTATGTTAGCATTGAATCTTACAAGTTCTGCTTTCAAGCTCCACAATGAGTTTCACCTCTGTAAGTTTGTGATTTGATCAAACATATGTTTCAGTTACACTTAATAAAACTTAAAATATCTTATATATACATTTATTATATATCACATTCAGTAAATGCAAAAGTCATTTCATTGAAAGCTTGTTGCAAGTATTTTCAATATCTGTTATGTGTCCAATTGGTGCTGTGATGCACATTTTCAGTGTTAACAATGTTACATTATGTGGCATACAACAGCTACTTCGCATCTGTCAATGATCACACAAACTATGATTCTAACTGATAAGCTTCCAAAAATCACATTAAAGGATTTCTATATTTTCTTAGTAACCTACTGCCTAACTTTAACCAAGAGCTGAATTTAGCCAGGTATGTTGTCCTCAGTTTCAGACTCAGCAGGTTTTAATTGCTGAGCCTTATTTAAATGACACTGGTTCAGAGTGGATGCAGAATGACTGGCAGGTACCAACCAAAAAGGGAGAATGTTaccaaaaattaaaatatgaagTGATGTCTAACCAACGGCCGAATTAATATGGTTTGTTTCACACTACCACATGACTGTAGCATAATGTTCCCGTGTCTAAGAAAGGACAGATTACCAATTACAAACCTGCTTTTATAAGTATACTAAGCTCAGAGTGAGATAGAAAGACTAGGTGTACAGACAAAGAAAGACTCAAATAAGGTGAAAGGAAATAACTGTTTTTATTAAttctatttcaaaaaaaaattagatgaagACAAATGATTATCCACCCATGTTTTGTTGACAATAAAAATAATGGTTTTTGCTCGACAGAAGTGGATAGATATACAGAAATG is a genomic window containing:
- the LOC127575300 gene encoding LOW QUALITY PROTEIN: protein SOGA3 (The sequence of the model RefSeq protein was modified relative to this genomic sequence to represent the inferred CDS: inserted 2 bases in 2 codons; deleted 5 bases in 5 codons; substituted 2 bases at 2 genomic stop codons), translating into MNPASGAAENRQHSHSRKQQRASSPARFRDINSRPSIKTSLAGKANALKQGYHPGRIPSQAAANAKEKPSRPAATVRPLGAEREVAAARDGGGEEGEQNSEPNPAKSGRAPGIAELPVVALQRQQPAGGGGEPGVDGERPGRADAGAAPPSVGKALPAGAAMHTKGAAELEERAAGDSNMEAMTEQEESLQNEIEKLRSENLGLKNEIEEMRTEMDEMRDSFYEEDACQLQDLRRELERANKNCRILQYRLRKTERKRMRFAQTGEMDNELLRSLEQDLKVAKDVSVRLHHELENVEEKRTKTEEENEALRQQLIEAEITKQALQNELDKIKESSLKRRGSKDLQKSEKKSQQTQEEDNDDNKCQLQFIKKXAILMRKKMXKIDKEKDRLERNCKKYRSFYGDLDSPLPKGEAGGPPTTREAELKLRLRLVEEEANILGRKIVELEVENRGLKGLSWMMXGPTMKRRMKLCPELRQNLQTGXDEAELLRRNLADLEDQNKRLSAEVNKYKYKNRTAQDASRNNENSKVTEVLQEELKAARMQINELSGKVMQLQYENRVLMSNMQRYDLASHLGIRGSPRDSDAESDAGKKESDDDTRPPHRKREGPIGGESDSEEVRNIRCLQTPPKVLIFYRWQIAFKKISRTDNRCQTYGLEAERPEQNYRRLITDTSTIIPKQEFTLANGDLFGRIEEEDESSRIREHELLYRINAQMKAFRKELQTFIDRLEVPKTTDEKNTEEPLSVSQMFQPIILLILILVLFSSLSYATIFKLVFLFTLFFVL